A part of Larkinella insperata genomic DNA contains:
- a CDS encoding cell division protein ZapA has translation MEELLPINIRIAGRTYPLSVRPEDEETAREAGRLVNERFLEEKNKKKKRDDQDILAVVAVMNTVRWLEARHERTALQDKIAQRISRLDELIDSTLTT, from the coding sequence ATGGAAGAATTATTGCCAATAAATATCCGAATTGCAGGCCGAACTTACCCCTTGAGCGTTCGTCCCGAAGACGAAGAAACGGCCCGTGAAGCCGGTCGTCTGGTCAATGAACGCTTTTTAGAGGAGAAGAATAAGAAAAAAAAGCGCGACGACCAGGATATTCTGGCGGTAGTGGCCGTCATGAATACCGTAAGGTGGCTGGAAGCGCGCCATGAACGAACGGCCCTGCAAGATAAGATAGCACAACGGATAAGCCGTTTAGACGAGCTGATCGACTCAACGTTAACAACCTGA
- the pheT gene encoding phenylalanine--tRNA ligase subunit beta gives MKISYQWLSQLVSLTEDPETIGKLLTSTGLEVESIEKIESIPGGLEGVVIGEVLTCEKHPEADKLSLTTVDAGQSAPLNIVCGAPNVQAGQKVIVALVGATLHPTSGEPFTIKKAKIRGAASEGMICAEDEIGLGTSHAGIMVLDTDLPNGTPAVTYFGLEADYQIEIGLTPNRADAASHLGVARDLKAVLQRPVQWPSVDAFKVDNQNLPVTVLVETPEGAPRYTGLTIDGLTVAESPDWLKQRLRAIGLNPINNVVDITNYVCHELGQPLHAFDADQIAGGQVIVKTVAEGTPFVTLDGVERKLSANDLMICNASEPMCIAGVFGGQKSGVTAQTTRIFLESAYFDAAWIRRTSQHHGLKTDASFRFERGTDPNMPVFALKRAALLLQEVAGGTVSSAITDLYPNPVSDRQVAIRYRNVDRLIGIAIDRPEITRILESLDIRVADASEEGFTALVPPYRVDVEREADVIEEILRIYGLDNVPISDYLAADYLSETPETDPDQLQARASQLLAANGFYETMTNSLTRPAYHDAVRPTLPNADVQLLNPLSEDLSVMRQTLLFSGLETLVYNINRRQKDLRIFEFGKIYSRNDERFFERPRLGIWMTGRTQSESWLTGNQRPADAGVSYHDLAAVVQRILTSFRVKFTDSQPADPAIFQYGLTLLVNKKPLVSLGLVKAGLTKQVDLKQAVFYADFDWQYLLKLYNGKVAFEEVSRFPEVRRDLSLVLDTGVTYAQISRLAYLTERKLLRDLNVFDVYEGENLEKGKKSYSVSFILQDPAQTLNDAVIDKTMNRLMSAFERELGAVIRK, from the coding sequence ATGAAGATTTCATATCAATGGCTCAGTCAGTTGGTGAGCCTGACCGAAGATCCGGAAACTATTGGTAAGTTATTAACCAGTACCGGCTTAGAGGTTGAAAGTATTGAAAAAATAGAGTCTATTCCCGGGGGGTTGGAAGGCGTCGTGATCGGCGAGGTCCTGACGTGTGAAAAGCACCCCGAAGCCGATAAATTAAGCCTGACGACGGTTGATGCAGGCCAATCCGCTCCATTGAACATTGTTTGCGGAGCCCCCAACGTTCAGGCCGGACAGAAAGTGATCGTGGCGCTGGTCGGTGCTACCCTGCATCCGACCAGTGGTGAACCGTTTACCATTAAAAAGGCAAAAATTCGGGGTGCAGCCTCCGAAGGGATGATTTGCGCGGAGGACGAAATCGGGCTGGGCACGTCGCACGCCGGTATTATGGTTCTCGACACCGACCTGCCGAACGGAACACCGGCCGTTACTTATTTCGGACTGGAAGCCGATTACCAGATTGAAATTGGCCTGACGCCCAACCGGGCCGACGCTGCGTCGCACCTGGGTGTAGCCCGCGACCTGAAAGCCGTCTTGCAACGGCCCGTCCAATGGCCCTCGGTTGATGCGTTTAAGGTTGACAATCAGAACCTGCCGGTCACGGTTTTGGTCGAAACGCCGGAAGGCGCCCCGCGCTACACGGGCCTGACCATCGACGGCCTGACCGTAGCCGAATCGCCCGACTGGCTGAAGCAGCGACTGCGGGCGATTGGCCTGAACCCAATCAACAACGTCGTGGATATCACCAACTACGTTTGTCATGAACTAGGCCAGCCTCTCCACGCCTTCGATGCCGATCAGATTGCCGGAGGGCAGGTAATCGTTAAAACCGTCGCCGAAGGAACCCCGTTTGTAACGCTCGACGGGGTTGAACGCAAACTGTCGGCCAACGATCTGATGATCTGCAACGCCAGCGAACCCATGTGCATTGCCGGCGTGTTCGGCGGGCAGAAGTCGGGCGTAACGGCCCAGACAACCCGGATTTTCCTGGAATCGGCCTATTTCGATGCAGCCTGGATTCGGCGTACCTCCCAGCATCACGGTTTAAAAACCGATGCTTCGTTCCGTTTCGAACGCGGTACGGACCCCAACATGCCGGTTTTTGCGCTCAAACGGGCGGCTCTGCTCCTGCAGGAAGTTGCCGGAGGAACCGTCAGTTCGGCGATCACAGACCTTTACCCCAATCCGGTTTCCGACCGTCAGGTGGCCATCCGCTACCGGAATGTTGACCGGCTGATCGGTATTGCAATCGACCGGCCCGAAATCACCCGGATTCTGGAGAGCCTGGACATTCGCGTGGCAGATGCGTCCGAAGAAGGCTTTACGGCGCTGGTGCCCCCCTACCGGGTGGATGTGGAACGCGAAGCCGATGTCATTGAAGAAATTCTGCGCATTTACGGTCTCGACAACGTTCCGATTTCGGACTATCTGGCGGCCGACTACCTGTCTGAAACGCCGGAAACCGATCCCGATCAGTTGCAGGCGCGCGCCAGTCAGTTGCTGGCGGCCAACGGTTTTTACGAAACCATGACTAACTCGCTGACCCGTCCGGCCTACCACGACGCCGTTCGGCCCACCCTGCCCAATGCCGACGTGCAGTTGCTCAATCCGCTGAGCGAAGACTTGTCGGTGATGCGGCAGACGCTGCTCTTCTCCGGCCTGGAAACGCTGGTGTACAACATCAACCGGCGTCAGAAAGATCTGAGAATCTTTGAGTTTGGGAAGATCTACAGCCGCAACGACGAACGGTTTTTCGAACGGCCCCGGCTGGGCATCTGGATGACCGGACGGACGCAATCGGAAAGCTGGCTGACGGGTAACCAGCGGCCCGCTGATGCCGGCGTCAGCTACCATGATCTGGCGGCTGTGGTGCAGCGAATCCTGACATCGTTCCGGGTTAAATTCACTGATAGCCAACCCGCTGATCCTGCCATCTTCCAGTATGGCTTGACGTTGCTGGTCAACAAAAAGCCGCTGGTATCGCTGGGTCTGGTGAAAGCCGGTCTGACCAAACAGGTTGACCTCAAGCAAGCGGTTTTTTACGCCGATTTTGACTGGCAGTACTTGCTGAAGCTTTACAACGGCAAAGTGGCATTTGAGGAGGTATCCCGGTTTCCGGAAGTTAGGCGTGATTTATCGCTGGTACTCGATACGGGTGTCACCTATGCGCAAATCAGCCGGCTGGCTTACCTGACCGAGCGCAAACTCCTCCGCGACCTGAACGTGTTTGACGTTTACGAAGGAGAAAATCTGGAAAAAGGGAAAAAGTCGTATTCGGTCAGTTTTATCTTGCAAGACCCTGCCCAGACGCTGAACGATGCGGTTATTGATAAAACGATGAACCGGCTGATGTCGGCCTTCGAACGAGAATTGGGTGCCGTGATTCGAAAATAA
- a CDS encoding DUF1684 domain-containing protein: protein MPRNRFVLVGLFLIVLAIIYYSFFDGGNVDTPAVGNPETYRLEVAQKRKDKEEFFRTSNESPFTDKSQISRLIYFNPDPAYRVQARLEPFADKKKLVVRLTDGSEQVYEKYAHAVFTLQDEICRLLVLKHENTLSILFKDKTSGKETYGGGRYLDFSDDDVKENRLVIDFNEAYNPYCAYNHEYACPVPPAENTLPVDVKAGEKYSEP from the coding sequence ATGCCTCGGAATCGTTTCGTGCTGGTGGGCCTCTTCCTGATTGTGCTAGCCATCATTTATTATTCGTTTTTTGACGGCGGCAACGTCGACACCCCCGCAGTAGGGAATCCCGAAACTTACCGTCTGGAAGTTGCGCAGAAACGAAAAGATAAAGAAGAGTTTTTCCGAACCAGCAACGAATCGCCCTTTACCGATAAAAGCCAGATAAGCCGCCTGATTTATTTTAATCCGGACCCCGCCTACCGCGTTCAGGCCCGGCTCGAACCGTTTGCCGATAAGAAAAAACTCGTCGTCCGGCTAACCGATGGCAGCGAACAGGTTTACGAGAAATACGCCCACGCGGTTTTTACGCTCCAGGACGAGATTTGCCGTCTGCTCGTACTCAAGCACGAAAACACGCTGTCCATTTTGTTCAAGGACAAAACGAGCGGGAAAGAAACCTACGGCGGGGGGCGGTACCTGGATTTCAGCGATGACGATGTCAAGGAAAACCGGCTGGTGATCGACTTCAACGAAGCGTATAACCCTTACTGTGCCTACAACCACGAATACGCCTGCCCGGTGCCACCCGCCGAGAACACACTTCCTGTTGACGTGAAGGCCGGGGAGAAATATTCCGAACCCTGA
- a CDS encoding sugar 3,4-ketoisomerase → MAQLIDLPTFGSEAGNLTVLEKVMPGAIRRVFYIYGVDAAQRAGHRHQTAWHAMICLSGSCRVYCNNGDDESFAVLDNPRKCLVIEPRDWHLMEQFSSGTILLVLSNEYYDPADYIYERYSLQTV, encoded by the coding sequence ATGGCTCAACTTATTGATCTGCCTACATTTGGCTCGGAAGCGGGTAATTTGACCGTCCTGGAAAAGGTGATGCCGGGGGCAATCAGGCGGGTTTTTTACATTTACGGGGTGGATGCCGCTCAACGGGCCGGTCACCGGCACCAAACGGCCTGGCACGCCATGATCTGCCTCAGCGGGAGTTGCCGGGTATATTGCAACAACGGTGACGACGAAAGCTTTGCCGTCCTGGACAATCCTCGGAAATGCCTCGTCATTGAACCCCGGGACTGGCACCTCATGGAACAATTCAGCAGCGGAACCATTCTGTTGGTGCTTTCCAACGAATATTACGATCCCGCCGATTACATCTACGAACGTTATTCTCTGCAAACGGTATGA
- a CDS encoding DegT/DnrJ/EryC1/StrS family aminotransferase, producing the protein MSCPVTRPAIAFLDLRAVNAPHQEAVRRATDRVLGSGWYILGKELERFEQQFAEYCGVRYCVGVGNGLDALTLILNAYDFPPGSEVVVPAQTFIASVLAVTQAGLKPVLVEPDPQTYLIDPGRIQAAISPRTRAILVVHLYGKCCAMKPITELARQHGLKVIEDAAQAHGATYQNRKAGGLGDAAGFSFYPVKNLGALGDGGAITTNDPALAERLRYLRNYGSQQKYVNEYVGGNSRLDELQAAILAEKLPRLDAENNRRRHLARRYLDGIRHPKVVLPPADTLAEDGWHLFVIRHPDRPKLIDYLSQYGIQTAIHYPIPPHHQQAYPDLRSLSLPLTEQLHREVISLPLNTVLHDDEIDWIIRTINQAPL; encoded by the coding sequence ATGAGCTGCCCCGTTACCCGACCGGCCATTGCGTTTCTGGATTTGCGGGCGGTAAATGCGCCCCATCAGGAAGCCGTCCGTCGGGCCACGGATCGGGTTCTCGGATCGGGCTGGTACATTCTGGGTAAAGAACTTGAGCGGTTCGAACAACAATTTGCGGAGTATTGCGGGGTCAGGTATTGCGTGGGGGTGGGCAACGGGCTGGATGCCCTGACGCTCATCCTGAACGCGTACGACTTTCCGCCGGGCAGTGAAGTCGTTGTTCCGGCGCAGACATTCATTGCGTCGGTGCTGGCCGTTACCCAGGCGGGTCTGAAACCGGTTTTGGTTGAACCCGACCCGCAAACGTACCTGATCGACCCCGGGCGCATCCAGGCCGCTATCAGTCCCCGCACCCGGGCTATTCTGGTAGTCCATCTATACGGGAAGTGCTGCGCAATGAAACCGATTACCGAGCTGGCCCGGCAACACGGTTTGAAGGTGATTGAGGATGCGGCCCAGGCGCACGGTGCAACGTACCAGAACCGAAAAGCGGGCGGTCTGGGCGACGCAGCCGGATTTAGTTTCTATCCCGTCAAAAACCTGGGAGCCCTGGGCGACGGGGGCGCCATTACCACCAACGACCCGGCCCTGGCCGAGCGGCTGCGTTACCTGCGCAATTACGGTTCCCAACAAAAATATGTTAACGAGTACGTGGGGGGCAACAGCCGGCTTGATGAACTTCAGGCGGCTATTCTGGCTGAAAAATTACCGCGTCTGGACGCTGAAAATAACCGTCGGCGGCACCTGGCCCGGCGGTATCTGGACGGGATTCGGCACCCAAAGGTGGTGCTGCCCCCGGCCGACACGCTTGCGGAAGACGGCTGGCACCTGTTCGTGATTCGGCATCCGGATCGGCCAAAACTGATCGATTACCTGAGCCAATACGGTATTCAAACCGCAATCCATTACCCAATTCCCCCGCATCATCAGCAAGCCTACCCCGATCTGCGGTCATTATCGCTTCCGCTGACCGAACAACTTCACCGCGAAGTGATCAGCCTCCCCCTGAATACCGTACTGCATGACGATGAAATTGATTGGATCATTCGGACCATCAATCAGGCTCCCCTGTAA
- a CDS encoding riboflavin synthase, producing MFTGIIEATGEVTDITAEGTNLTFHLTSRIAPELKVDQSLSHNGVCLTVTSVSGEAYTVTAVDETLKKTNLGQLKIGDRVNLERCMPANGRFDGHIVQGHVDQTALVTNIADQDGSWLFDFQYQSAADDPRQNNITVEKGSICINGVSLTVFNSEPDSFRVTIIPYTYEHTTFRDLRVGDVVNLEFDVVGKYIKKMLALYQ from the coding sequence ATGTTTACCGGAATTATCGAAGCGACCGGCGAAGTAACCGACATCACCGCCGAAGGAACCAACCTGACGTTCCACCTGACCTCCCGCATTGCCCCCGAATTAAAAGTTGATCAGAGCCTGAGCCACAACGGGGTGTGCCTGACGGTAACATCGGTGAGTGGAGAAGCGTATACCGTGACCGCGGTGGACGAGACCCTGAAAAAAACCAACCTGGGCCAGCTGAAAATAGGCGACCGGGTTAATCTGGAGCGGTGTATGCCCGCCAACGGACGGTTTGACGGCCACATTGTCCAGGGGCACGTTGACCAGACTGCCCTTGTTACCAACATCGCCGACCAGGACGGGAGCTGGCTGTTTGATTTTCAATACCAGTCGGCGGCCGACGATCCCCGGCAGAATAATATTACCGTTGAAAAAGGCTCCATTTGTATTAATGGGGTTAGTCTAACCGTTTTTAACTCGGAGCCGGATTCCTTTCGGGTGACCATCATTCCCTACACGTACGAACACACGACGTTTCGCGATCTGCGGGTGGGCGATGTGGTCAACCTGGAGTTTGATGTGGTGGGGAAATACATAAAAAAAATGCTGGCCCTGTATCAATAA
- a CDS encoding PASTA domain-containing protein: MAKISTRTTADLLTHIGILLGLVAVLFLGFFFLYLPFTTSHGQTITVPDLSRMTTAELEEFLNDHDLRYEVSDCTYVAGAEPLTVVAQYPKPGFKVKQGRKVYLTITTENPPMIPMPKLVDQTYVSAQYALASNGLQMGKLKYVPDLAQGTVLKQLYEGKEILPGTRIAKGSKIDIVVGDGLGNTMFAVPDVVGKPRDEAEMLIRGSNLQVGTILPVDDPEKEVGTVVRQNPAARPGATIRVGDVIDLWVVGPVENDDSQ, from the coding sequence ATGGCGAAAATCAGTACACGTACCACCGCCGACCTGCTTACGCATATCGGTATCCTGCTGGGCCTGGTAGCCGTTCTGTTTTTAGGCTTCTTTTTTCTGTATTTACCCTTTACAACCAGCCACGGTCAAACCATTACGGTGCCGGATCTGAGCCGGATGACTACGGCTGAACTGGAGGAGTTTCTAAACGACCACGATCTGCGGTACGAAGTCTCAGACTGCACCTACGTAGCCGGAGCCGAGCCGCTGACGGTGGTGGCGCAGTACCCCAAGCCCGGTTTTAAAGTTAAACAGGGCCGGAAAGTTTACCTGACCATCACGACCGAGAATCCGCCGATGATTCCGATGCCCAAGCTGGTGGACCAAACCTACGTGAGTGCGCAGTATGCCCTGGCGAGCAACGGGTTACAGATGGGTAAGTTAAAGTACGTACCGGATTTGGCGCAGGGAACGGTGCTGAAGCAACTTTACGAAGGCAAGGAAATCCTGCCGGGTACCCGGATTGCCAAAGGGTCCAAGATCGATATTGTGGTGGGCGACGGGCTGGGCAATACTATGTTTGCCGTTCCTGACGTTGTAGGTAAACCCCGCGATGAGGCTGAAATGTTGATTCGGGGATCGAATTTGCAGGTTGGCACGATTCTTCCTGTTGATGATCCGGAGAAGGAGGTTGGTACGGTGGTCCGGCAGAACCCGGCCGCCCGGCCCGGCGCCACCATCCGGGTGGGTGATGTAATTGACCTTTGGGTGGTTGGCCCGGTCGAAAATGATGACTCTCAGTAA
- a CDS encoding T9SS type A sorting domain-containing protein: MKQRLGSRRPVREPQEPGSTRQQLVTHACNRTAIYGLLILAYLWGTTASAQIRIVPIESFPQPAAAAQSPTAGARTQALQLPFFDDFATATTRPDPTLWQPSSVYINNTLPINHPSRNVATFDGLKADGSPYDFTNSNATGPTDTLTTQPINLAGRTAGDAIFLSFYWQRKGLGELPDAEDSLRLQFRNNTGAWETVWKQAGDTASNNFTQSFVAVNQARFLHDAFQFRFQAFGRASGAFDSWHLDYIYLDRGRSATSLYIKDIATRQPVSPYLKRYTAMPLKQYLLNPAGETADTIRTDIVNLFNNFNFTTFRAVIRDQVTGTVLQQYQSPSEGIAALSSQTRTLRPQSLPANFAGQRALLQTQFAVQTTDTIPGVNLRRNDTIAAVTVLDNYYAYDDGTAEAAIQNTQRQGRVAMRFILNKADAVSGLRVSFAPVKTNLTGQTAVFGIYANQDGKPGRTLYQKATTIRYASSRNGFIDIPFDYGVAVTDTFYVGWTQVNEEYITAIGFDKNSPFGGQIFEGQGTSWDAVNPGGVPMIRPIIGGGGTAPVTGVEEEPAALTQLMVFPNPNAGLLIWQNPALRQIELVDLNGRSVLNVSLTEGQRQLDVRQLTNGFYLVRMSDGKKTVVQKLIIRK, from the coding sequence ATGAAGCAACGTTTAGGAAGTAGAAGGCCGGTGCGCGAACCGCAGGAACCCGGCAGTACCCGGCAACAGTTGGTTACGCATGCATGCAACCGAACGGCTATTTATGGCCTTCTGATCCTTGCTTACCTGTGGGGCACGACGGCTTCGGCCCAGATTCGGATTGTGCCGATTGAATCGTTTCCGCAGCCCGCAGCGGCCGCCCAATCGCCAACTGCCGGAGCTCGGACGCAGGCCCTGCAACTGCCTTTCTTTGATGATTTCGCGACGGCAACGACCCGTCCTGATCCCACGCTCTGGCAACCCAGCAGTGTTTACATCAACAATACGCTGCCCATCAACCACCCATCCCGGAACGTAGCCACCTTCGACGGGCTGAAAGCCGACGGTTCGCCGTACGATTTTACAAATTCAAACGCCACCGGACCGACCGATACCCTGACCACCCAGCCCATCAACCTGGCCGGGCGCACGGCTGGCGATGCCATTTTTCTGAGCTTTTACTGGCAGCGCAAAGGCCTGGGCGAATTGCCCGATGCCGAAGATTCGCTGCGGCTCCAGTTTCGAAACAACACCGGGGCCTGGGAAACGGTCTGGAAGCAAGCCGGTGATACGGCCAGCAACAATTTTACGCAATCGTTCGTCGCCGTCAATCAGGCCCGCTTCCTGCACGATGCGTTTCAGTTTCGGTTTCAGGCCTTCGGCCGGGCTTCCGGAGCCTTCGATAGCTGGCACCTCGATTATATTTATCTGGACCGGGGGCGTTCGGCCACCAGCCTGTACATCAAAGACATTGCAACCCGTCAGCCGGTATCGCCGTACCTGAAGCGGTATACGGCCATGCCGCTGAAACAATACCTGCTGAATCCGGCGGGGGAAACGGCCGACACCATCCGGACCGATATCGTCAACCTCTTCAATAACTTTAACTTTACGACCTTCCGGGCCGTGATCCGCGATCAGGTGACCGGGACGGTTTTGCAGCAATACCAGTCGCCATCGGAAGGAATTGCCGCCCTCAGTTCCCAAACGCGAACCCTAAGACCGCAGTCGTTACCCGCCAATTTTGCGGGACAGCGGGCGTTGTTGCAAACGCAGTTTGCCGTTCAGACCACCGATACCATTCCCGGGGTTAACCTTCGCCGGAACGATACGATTGCCGCCGTGACGGTTTTGGATAACTATTACGCCTACGACGACGGTACGGCCGAGGCCGCCATTCAGAATACACAACGCCAGGGGCGGGTCGCCATGCGTTTCATCCTCAATAAAGCGGATGCCGTTTCGGGGCTTCGGGTCAGCTTTGCGCCCGTCAAGACAAACCTGACCGGGCAGACGGCCGTATTTGGCATTTACGCCAATCAGGACGGCAAACCGGGCCGGACGCTGTATCAGAAAGCCACAACCATTCGTTACGCCAGTTCGCGCAACGGCTTCATCGACATTCCGTTTGACTACGGCGTTGCCGTAACGGACACCTTTTACGTGGGCTGGACGCAGGTAAATGAAGAATACATTACCGCCATCGGATTTGATAAAAACAGCCCTTTCGGCGGACAGATTTTTGAAGGTCAGGGGACATCTTGGGACGCGGTTAATCCGGGTGGTGTGCCGATGATCCGGCCCATTATCGGTGGAGGTGGTACGGCCCCGGTGACGGGGGTGGAAGAAGAGCCCGCAGCCCTGACTCAACTGATGGTGTTTCCAAACCCGAACGCCGGCCTCCTGATCTGGCAGAATCCGGCCCTTCGGCAGATTGAACTCGTTGATCTGAACGGTCGGAGCGTGTTGAATGTTAGCCTAACGGAAGGGCAGCGGCAACTGGATGTTCGTCAGCTGACCAACGGTTTTTACCTCGTTCGAATGTCGGACGGTAAAAAGACCGTCGTCCAGAAATTAATTATCCGAAAGTAA
- a CDS encoding rhodanese-like domain-containing protein, translating to MDITVQELKERLDKGEKINLIDVREEHEYEEDNLGGELYPLGSLPSQIDELEDRKDEEIIIHCRSGARSARAQQFLEQNGFSNVRNLTGGILAYRENERKAG from the coding sequence ATGGATATTACCGTACAGGAACTCAAAGAACGATTAGACAAAGGCGAGAAAATCAACCTGATCGACGTTCGTGAAGAGCACGAATACGAAGAAGATAATCTGGGCGGAGAGCTTTATCCGCTCGGCAGCCTGCCCAGCCAGATCGACGAACTGGAAGACCGTAAAGACGAAGAAATTATTATTCATTGCCGGTCGGGCGCGCGCAGTGCCCGGGCGCAGCAGTTCCTCGAACAAAACGGCTTTTCCAACGTCCGCAACCTGACGGGCGGCATCCTGGCCTACCGCGAGAACGAGCGGAAAGCGGGGTGA
- the miaA gene encoding tRNA (adenosine(37)-N6)-dimethylallyltransferase MiaA: MNKLLIVVAGPTAVGKTSLCVRLAKMLQTDVVSADSRQLYRELSVGTAKPTPEEMQGVRHHFIHSHSILEPVSAGQYEREALAVLDDLFREKNRVILSGGTGLYINAVCFGLDDVPQADPALRAELMNRLETAGLEPLQHQLRQLDPVYAQTADLQNTQRVIRALEVILSSGKPFSAFRKQEAAGPAARPFQTLFIALDRPREELYDRIDRRMDEMLANGLVEEARSLRAYRDLTALQTVGYKEVFGYLDGEYDYDEMVRLLKRNSRRYAKRQLTWFRHQGEYHWFGAEDFEGIRKLIEESSVLD, from the coding sequence ATGAATAAATTACTGATTGTGGTGGCCGGGCCGACGGCGGTTGGTAAAACCAGCCTTTGCGTCCGGCTGGCTAAAATGCTGCAAACCGACGTTGTTTCGGCCGATTCGCGGCAACTGTACCGGGAACTCAGTGTTGGAACGGCCAAGCCAACACCGGAAGAAATGCAGGGTGTTCGGCACCATTTTATCCACTCGCACAGCATCCTGGAACCCGTCAGCGCCGGGCAGTACGAGCGGGAAGCCCTGGCCGTGCTGGATGACTTGTTTCGGGAGAAAAACCGGGTTATTCTGTCGGGCGGAACGGGTTTGTACATCAACGCCGTTTGCTTTGGCCTCGACGACGTGCCGCAGGCCGATCCGGCCCTTCGCGCGGAGCTGATGAACCGGCTCGAAACCGCAGGACTGGAACCGTTGCAGCACCAGCTCCGCCAGCTTGATCCGGTGTACGCCCAAACCGCCGACCTGCAGAATACGCAGCGCGTCATTCGGGCGCTGGAAGTGATTCTGAGCTCCGGAAAGCCGTTTTCCGCCTTCCGAAAGCAGGAAGCAGCCGGCCCGGCAGCCCGGCCGTTCCAAACGCTTTTTATCGCCCTGGACCGCCCGCGCGAGGAGCTTTACGACCGCATCGACCGCCGGATGGACGAAATGCTGGCCAACGGTTTGGTGGAAGAAGCCCGCTCGCTTCGGGCCTACCGCGACCTGACGGCCTTGCAAACCGTTGGTTATAAAGAAGTTTTCGGTTATCTGGACGGGGAATACGATTACGATGAAATGGTCCGGTTGCTCAAGCGAAATTCCCGGCGCTACGCCAAGCGCCAGTTGACCTGGTTCCGGCACCAGGGGGAGTATCACTGGTTTGGCGCCGAGGATTTTGAAGGAATCAGGAAGCTGATTGAGGAGTCATCTGTCCTGGATTGA
- a CDS encoding DUF4230 domain-containing protein, with product MESSNTLLVLVTLLLGGFSGIVVSNWWRRKKENPATVIRKESTVLLDRIEKVFKVVMAEGYFTEILSYQDEKKYLYFITDPKKALIIAKAKVLVGFDFAKIRFQQPVPGEKKLVIESFPEPQVLSIDTDYKFYDIDPGYLNHFRSEDYTRLLDESKQTMLDRAMESDLPRIASNQIQFMMFQLADSMGWQLELPEADQRKLAELNRQYDQLKAEPKALPGNTLDEEQ from the coding sequence ATGGAGTCTTCAAATACGTTGTTAGTCTTGGTTACGCTGCTGTTGGGTGGATTTAGCGGCATTGTGGTATCCAACTGGTGGCGCAGAAAAAAAGAAAACCCGGCAACGGTCATCCGGAAGGAATCGACGGTCCTGCTGGATCGGATCGAGAAAGTGTTTAAGGTGGTCATGGCCGAGGGGTATTTCACCGAAATTCTGAGTTATCAGGACGAGAAAAAGTATTTGTATTTCATAACGGACCCCAAAAAAGCGTTAATCATTGCGAAGGCAAAAGTGCTGGTCGGGTTCGATTTTGCGAAGATTCGATTTCAGCAGCCGGTACCGGGTGAGAAAAAACTCGTTATTGAGTCATTTCCTGAGCCGCAGGTGCTGTCCATCGATACCGATTACAAGTTTTACGACATTGATCCGGGTTACCTGAACCATTTTCGCAGCGAGGATTACACGCGGCTGCTCGACGAGTCGAAACAAACGATGCTCGACCGGGCTATGGAAAGTGATTTGCCCCGGATTGCCAGCAATCAGATTCAGTTCATGATGTTCCAGCTTGCCGACTCGATGGGCTGGCAACTCGAGCTACCGGAAGCCGATCAGCGTAAATTAGCAGAATTGAACCGGCAGTATGATCAGTTGAAGGCCGAACCCAAGGCCCTGCCGGGTAATACCTTAGACGAAGAACAATAG